From Paramagnetospirillum magnetotacticum MS-1, one genomic window encodes:
- a CDS encoding SpoIIE family protein phosphatase — MLLRTRVTLIVTFTYSLLVAGLFFAGVKNEDLADERYVQATLNGQQIFWDKLVENTVQRLEAVAPLLAANQEMISAIARKSPSEAREAMAPTIAGLSRRGVARVEIVGLDGDLLYSSQGSLLETPLVDAGTVRLIAETGKARTGVTQNSDKQFIAAITVPLVSLDKMVTGVATMVSDLRPPLEEFKASTGSDVFLVDRAGHMTDGTNDLLWRVFESKISVRKSRLETWRDGSRFYSVVVFPLSDGESRVIGALVSVRDSTDTQARQHEVRVIAIGAVGLFLVLVLVVFSVYLRRSFDPLDQAIAVLNALSRGDTSVMLDVRHDNDEIGRIASTVGVFRENAIKIDMLEERRERQRRRQELFIRLQMLRLSEMLEQDAREAVLDDLRQIEELSSRSTAGDEGSDGAKGELDVLAVAFQTMSSRIREQHERLESLITERTRDVEILREALRTRDQLAALRQELDFARELQLSSLPQVFPPFPDRGEFQIHASMVPAKEVGGDFYDFFFIDHHNLGFVIGDASGKGVPAAMFIAITRSLVKAVAPLSSSPGECLAFVNTMLARDNPQTLFATCFYGVLDTRSGEVSFCNAGHPPPMILRSDGRVEAIRDVSGVALGVMEDLEYETGCFVLEPGEVVHLYTDGVTEAQDSVDALYDEPRLIAELGRTEDRAPEAVIASVLRSVEAFVGNAPQFDDITMLTLRFDQASIVSDAPLEDRPRLMLTGFPATGGNDMDGKASAEPVQDAVPTPAPHVVQPVLMEPDRVGMVIGNDVGELERLAELVDSFIEKHRLPEKLAFNLNVCLDELITNIISYGYDDEDHHEILVEFVYDGREFVTSIIDDAKEYNPFIEAPIPDLDLDVDDRPIGGLGVFLVKEFMDGTEYVHEAGRNTTTLRKTISA; from the coding sequence ATGCTGCTCCGTACCCGCGTAACCCTCATCGTCACCTTCACCTATTCCCTGCTGGTGGCGGGGCTGTTCTTTGCCGGGGTGAAGAACGAGGATCTGGCCGACGAGCGCTATGTCCAGGCCACCTTGAACGGTCAGCAGATCTTCTGGGACAAGCTGGTGGAAAACACCGTTCAGCGCTTGGAGGCCGTCGCCCCCCTGCTGGCCGCCAACCAGGAGATGATCTCCGCCATCGCCCGCAAGAGCCCGAGCGAGGCGCGCGAGGCCATGGCCCCCACCATCGCGGGCCTGAGCCGGAGAGGCGTGGCGCGGGTGGAGATCGTGGGTCTCGACGGGGATCTGCTTTATTCCTCGCAAGGCTCTTTGCTGGAGACCCCGCTGGTCGATGCCGGAACCGTGCGGCTGATCGCTGAAACCGGCAAGGCGCGCACCGGCGTCACCCAAAACAGTGACAAGCAGTTCATCGCAGCCATCACCGTGCCCCTGGTGTCGCTGGACAAGATGGTGACCGGCGTCGCCACCATGGTCTCCGATCTGCGTCCGCCGCTGGAGGAGTTCAAGGCATCCACGGGTTCCGATGTCTTTTTGGTGGATCGGGCCGGTCACATGACCGACGGCACCAACGACCTGTTGTGGCGGGTGTTCGAGTCCAAGATTTCGGTGCGTAAAAGCCGCCTGGAAACCTGGCGTGACGGCTCGCGCTTTTATTCCGTGGTGGTGTTCCCGCTGTCGGACGGGGAAAGCCGGGTGATCGGAGCCCTGGTCAGCGTGCGCGATTCCACCGATACCCAGGCGCGCCAGCACGAGGTCCGCGTCATCGCCATCGGGGCGGTGGGGCTGTTTCTGGTGCTGGTGCTGGTGGTGTTCTCGGTCTATCTGCGCCGCTCGTTCGATCCGCTGGATCAAGCCATCGCCGTGCTGAACGCCCTGTCGCGGGGCGACACCTCGGTGATGCTCGATGTCCGCCACGACAATGACGAGATCGGCCGCATCGCCAGCACGGTGGGCGTGTTCCGCGAGAACGCCATCAAGATCGACATGCTGGAGGAACGGCGCGAACGCCAGCGCCGCCGCCAGGAATTGTTCATCCGCCTGCAGATGCTGCGCCTGTCCGAAATGCTGGAGCAGGACGCGCGCGAGGCGGTTCTGGACGATCTCAGGCAGATCGAGGAACTATCCAGCCGCTCGACGGCGGGAGACGAGGGTAGCGATGGCGCCAAGGGTGAACTGGACGTCCTGGCGGTGGCCTTCCAGACCATGTCGTCGCGCATCCGCGAACAGCACGAACGCCTGGAATCGCTGATCACCGAGCGCACCCGCGACGTGGAAATCCTGCGCGAGGCCTTGCGCACCCGCGACCAATTGGCGGCGCTGCGCCAGGAACTGGACTTCGCCCGCGAGCTTCAGTTGTCGTCTCTGCCCCAGGTCTTTCCGCCCTTCCCCGACAGAGGAGAGTTCCAGATCCACGCCTCCATGGTTCCCGCCAAGGAGGTGGGGGGCGATTTCTACGACTTCTTCTTCATCGACCATCACAATCTCGGCTTCGTCATCGGCGACGCCTCGGGCAAGGGCGTGCCCGCGGCCATGTTCATCGCCATCACGCGGTCCCTGGTCAAGGCGGTGGCGCCGCTTTCCAGCAGCCCCGGTGAATGCCTGGCCTTCGTCAACACCATGCTGGCCCGCGACAATCCCCAGACCCTGTTCGCCACCTGCTTCTACGGCGTGCTCGACACCCGCTCCGGCGAGGTGAGCTTTTGCAATGCTGGCCATCCGCCGCCCATGATTCTGCGCAGCGATGGCCGGGTCGAAGCCATCCGCGACGTTTCCGGGGTGGCGCTGGGCGTCATGGAGGATCTGGAATACGAGACGGGATGCTTCGTGCTGGAGCCCGGTGAGGTGGTTCACCTCTATACCGACGGCGTGACCGAGGCCCAGGATTCCGTGGATGCGCTGTATGACGAGCCCCGTCTGATCGCTGAACTGGGCCGCACCGAGGATCGGGCGCCCGAGGCGGTGATCGCGAGCGTCTTGCGCTCGGTGGAGGCATTCGTCGGCAATGCGCCACAATTCGACGACATCACCATGTTGACCTTACGGTTCGATCAGGCTTCCATAGTGTCCGATGCGCCCTTGGAGGACCGGCCGCGGCTGATGCTGACCGGTTTCCCGGCGACGGGAGGCAATGACATGGACGGCAAGGCGTCAGCCGAACCAGTGCAGGACGCGGTGCCTACGCCCGCGCCCCATGTCGTTCAGCCTGTCCTCATGGAGCCCGACCGGGTGGGCATGGTCATCGGTAATGACGTGGGAGAACTGGAACGGCTTGCCGAACTGGTGGACAGCTTCATCGAGAAGCACCGCCTGCCGGAGAAGCTGGCCTTCAATCTGAACGTCTGTCTGGATGAATTGATCACCAATATTATCTCGTATGGATATGATGACGAGGATCATCATGAAATTCTGGTGGAGTTCGTCTACGATGGCCGCGAATTTGTGACCTCCATCATTGACGACGCCAAGGAGTACAATCCCTTCATCGAAGCCCCCATTCCCGATCTCGACCTTGATGTGGACGACCGCCCCATCGGCGGGTTGGGGGTGTTCCTGGTGAAGGAGTTCATGGATGGAACCGAGTATGTGCACGAGGCTGGGCGTAACACCACCACCCTGCGCAAGACGATTTCGGCATAG
- a CDS encoding formyl transferase, with protein MITAQSPLRILVCTKMDLAGALILNTLLPRLADCKVMVLMSEKTRPVENTVPELAEIKFFERDLPMDILFPLLDRADASKARLQTFAALSARYGITIESITDLNGPDGEARIRAFAPDLTISARFSLIFKPNTYDIPRWGTYNVHPGALPRYAGLFAPFRCMLDGSESIGCTLHRVDKGIDTGPIVGIGHLPIDRRRSLLWHVVNTYRPGLDLFLDMLDGLRRGQEPHYQAQDFSQRQYVSLPGAEPFAQFKAKGLKLLEAAEYLEILSGFLPPDMAMPGAVANAVANGRGDACCSVPA; from the coding sequence TTGATCACCGCTCAATCGCCTTTGCGCATCCTTGTCTGCACCAAGATGGATCTGGCGGGGGCCTTGATTCTCAACACGCTGCTGCCGCGCCTGGCCGACTGCAAGGTCATGGTGCTGATGAGCGAGAAGACGCGGCCCGTGGAAAACACCGTCCCCGAACTGGCCGAGATCAAGTTTTTCGAACGCGATCTGCCCATGGACATTTTGTTTCCGCTGCTGGACCGCGCCGATGCGTCGAAGGCGCGCCTTCAGACCTTTGCCGCCCTGTCGGCCCGCTATGGCATTACCATCGAGAGCATCACCGATCTCAACGGGCCCGACGGCGAGGCCCGCATCCGCGCCTTTGCCCCCGACCTGACCATATCGGCGCGCTTTTCGCTGATCTTCAAGCCCAACACCTATGATATTCCCCGGTGGGGCACCTATAACGTCCATCCCGGCGCTTTGCCCCGCTATGCCGGTCTCTTCGCGCCGTTCCGTTGCATGCTGGATGGTTCGGAGTCCATCGGCTGCACCCTGCATCGGGTGGACAAGGGCATCGATACCGGCCCCATCGTGGGGATCGGTCATCTTCCCATCGACCGCCGCCGCTCTTTGCTTTGGCATGTGGTCAACACCTACCGTCCGGGGCTGGACCTGTTCCTCGATATGCTGGACGGGTTGCGCCGGGGCCAAGAGCCCCACTACCAGGCGCAGGACTTCAGTCAGCGTCAGTATGTTTCCCTGCCCGGCGCCGAGCCCTTTGCCCAGTTCAAGGCCAAGGGGCTGAAGCTGCTCGAGGCGGCGGAATATCTTGAAATCCTGTCGGGCTTCCTGCCGCCGGACATGGCCATGCCCGGCGCGGTGGCCAATGCGGTGGCCAACGGGCGGGGGGATGCATGCTGCTCCGTACCCGCGTAA